The Deltaproteobacteria bacterium genomic interval GGTCTGAGCTGCGATCAGCTCGATCTTCCAGGCGCGGCGCCACTTCTTCAGCTGCTTTACTCCCGCACGATTGCCCTCTCTGCGCAGCCGTGCCATTCGTAGTAGACCAGCTTGTCAACCCGTACTTGGCCGAAAAACCCTCCACTACCTTGCTCTTATGCTGCCACCCCCGCGTTGCCAGCTGTGAGGTCACCCCAATGTACAGCGTGCCGTTCCGTATGCTGGCCAGCATGAAAACGCAGAACTGCTTGTCCATAGCGCCAAACGCCAAACTGGATTCCCGCTTTCGCGGGAATGACGGCCATAACACCGAACCACGTTACCCACAAATTTGTCGCGCACTCCGGCGAAATATTCGCGCGGCCGCAAGAGCCAGCGCACGCCGGCGGTAATCTAGCCGGCGAAGAAATGCAGCGAGCGCTCGACGAAGCTCATCACCGGGCTCCAGTACAGGCCGAGCGCAACGGTGGCGCCGGCGAGACCCCACAGCAACGAGCCGTCGTGTACTCCAACCACCACCGTGCCCTCGCCGCCGGCGGGTTGATCGAGGAACATGGCCTTGACGATGCGCGCGTAATAGTAGAGTGAGACGACGCTGTTGGCGACGCCGACCAGCGCCAGCAGGTAGAACTGCCGCTCGATGACGGCGGCGAAGAGGTAGAACTTGCCGATGAAGCCGCCCAACGGCGGCAGCCCGGCGAGCGAGAACAGAAAGATCGCCATCGCCACCGCCGGCATGGCCCCGCCGCGCCAGGCCAGACCGCGATAGGCCTCGATATCCTCGCGTCCGGTGCTGTTGGCCACGATCATCACCACCAGGAAGGCGCCGATGTTCATCAAGTAGTAGGCGATCAGGTAGAACATCATCGCCCGCAGCCCGTCGTTGCTCAGCACCACGAACCCCATGAGGATGTAGCCGGCATGCGCGATGCTCGAATACGCCAGCAGCCGCTTGAGGTTCTGCTGCGACAGCGCGGCGAAGTTGCCGAGCGTCATGGTGATCATCGACAGCACCAGCACCAGCTGCGGCCACTCGATGCCGGGTAGCGCCGTCCACAGCCCGCTCGGCGCCAGTTGCGAGATGGCCGGATAGAAGAACCGGATCAGCAGCGCAAAGCCTGCGGCCTTGGAACCTACCGACAAGAACGCCGCAATCGGAATCGGAGCGCCCTGATAGACGTCGGGCGCCCACATGTGGAACGGCACCGCCGCGATCTTGTAGCCGAAGCCGGTCAGCGTCAGCACCAGCGCGATGAACAGCGCCAGCTGATTGCTGCCGCCTTGGCTGAGGGCGGCGTTGATCCGGGCGTAGTCCATGCTCCCGGCCAGACCGAAGATCCAACTCATGCCGTAGATCATCGTGCCCGAGGCGACGCCGCCGTAGATCAGGTACTTGACCGCGGCTTCGCCCGAGCGCCGGCTGTGCTTGAGAATGCCGGTGAGCACGTACGAGGTCAGGCTGACGAACTCGAGCGACAAATAGGCCATGAGCAAGTTCGCGCTCGAGGCCATGAAGCACATCC includes:
- a CDS encoding NADH-quinone oxidoreductase subunit N, with amino-acid sequence MSLDNVHSLPYLLPELILTLAILSVFVGDLVIAAKERIGEIALVGGALVLVAVWAVAGRADAGLFNRMVIHDRFASFFKVIFILATLAAVWMSLTSREARRSNQGEYYGILLSSALGMCFMASSANLLMAYLSLEFVSLTSYVLTGILKHSRRSGEAAVKYLIYGGVASGTMIYGMSWIFGLAGSMDYARINAALSQGGSNQLALFIALVLTLTGFGYKIAAVPFHMWAPDVYQGAPIPIAAFLSVGSKAAGFALLIRFFYPAISQLAPSGLWTALPGIEWPQLVLVLSMITMTLGNFAALSQQNLKRLLAYSSIAHAGYILMGFVVLSNDGLRAMMFYLIAYYLMNIGAFLVVMIVANSTGREDIEAYRGLAWRGGAMPAVAMAIFLFSLAGLPPLGGFIGKFYLFAAVIERQFYLLALVGVANSVVSLYYYARIVKAMFLDQPAGGEGTVVVGVHDGSLLWGLAGATVALGLYWSPVMSFVERSLHFFAG